In the genome of Carya illinoinensis cultivar Pawnee chromosome 13, C.illinoinensisPawnee_v1, whole genome shotgun sequence, the window AGTCCAAAGGaacaacaaagaaaatttttagAGTCACCTAGATTCCATTCAAAACGCCTACTTGGGGTCATGGCTATGTCTAGGAGACTTCAACGATCTTCTagaacaatcaaaaaaatatggTTGCCGTCCGATGttaaataatcaaaatcaaGGATTGAGATCACTTATAAACATAAATTGACTTATTGATATAGGTTTCTTAGGACCAAAGTTCACCAGGACTAATAGACATGGAAGGGCCCTTATTAGAGAAAGAATTGATGGAGTAACAGTCAATCAACAATGGAGACTACTTTTTCTAGATGCATCTCTAAATCATCTacaaaattttggaaacttagaatatatataataaatgtggTGCGGTCTTCCGACACCAGGGTTTCAGAAAAAAAGATTACattcaaattatatttcttaatatatacCCTTATATTTCTTATTGCCTTGAATCGAGCGAGTCCCCTGCAATTCTACACTAAAGACCTCATTTCCTAAAGAGAGGCCTTTCAAAACTAGCCTCTTTCGCTTTTTTGGATGGACCTAGAGGTGGACAAGGCCTGCTATAAAGAACCTTTCTGATTTTTGCTTTGAGGTTCCCCAACTTTCTTGTTGACCCAGATTGCATATCCAATAGGGCCAAAGCTGACTCATCCCACTGAATGACAgttgcttccttaatacttttAGGGGTCAACTTTTCTGTTTTCACAACTTGGCAAACTTTTTTCTTTCGCGACTCTACCATAACTGAAACTAGTGAGTCGGCAGGCTTTTCTTATAGGAAGTGTATTGTGTTCCTCCACAAAAAGGGAAGGCAGAGAGCTACTCATAGGTGGGTCTTGAGGGATGATGGGAGGCTTATTTTGTGACTGGCTAGGTTACGTCGACTTCAGAGCATGGGGGAAAATTTTCTTGGGGTTTTGTTTCGGTGGACTGATTATAGGCATTAAGTAGGATGTGCTGAAGGGTGGAGGTGATATGGTGGATTCCGTTGTAGTCGAAGTGTGTGCTGATGGGGGAAACAGAGGGGCTGCAAAGGCATGCAAGTCCAGATTGTCTTGCGAATTAAGGTGATGGGCAGGCTTACTTAGGCTAAGGAAATTGGGATGGGCTTTTGGATGAGCATCTCTCTTTCTAGGCCCAAGATGTTTTGGTTAAATAAAGGGGGGGTTGGGTTAGAGTGGCCCGATTAAAAAAGATAGAGTTTTGAGAGCTCTCACCTTGATGGGCCGGGCAAGTGGGAGGCTTTTATCTTAGCTTGATGGGCCTTGAACTCCCTCATTGTAGAATAGACCTGTCTCCACTGAGACTTCCATGGAGAGTTCCGTCTAGACGAAAGGATTGCTGAGGATGGGATGGTTCTTTCAACTATTTTATCCGTTGGAGTCTTTTCTATACTGAGCATCTTTGAACTTGATGATGAGTTAAAATTAATTCCACGTACTGAGTTCGGCTAATTGAAGCTAGAGCTGTTGTCAATAGTGAAGAAATTTAGTGTAGTTGGTACTTGAGTTAATGCCCGAGTTTCACTGTAACTGGCTTGATGGAGTGACCGATTCGGAGTGAGTATGGAGAATGAGGCACTGATTTCTGAGGAGGATTCTATTGATGGGAAGAGTTGTTGCAGCTCTGGAGGAGAAGGTTGCACAGGTATGGATTTCTCGATACCATCATATTTATATGCATCCCTTTTAATAATCTGGAATTCCAAGCTTTGTGGGTTGTGCTTTGGGGGGATGAGAAAATTTCGGCCCTTTGATGTACAGATTTGGGATGATTAGAATTTTTGTGTCTGGACTTGAGGCGTCCAATATGTGGAGTCTGGACTTTGCTCACCATGTGCTTGATAGAGGGCTTGTTGAGAGGTTGAGTTGGAGTACTCGGCTCTTAGCCATGGCCCGAACTATAATCTCGTGAGGTCGAAGTCTTAGAAGCTACAGAAAATATGAGTGTGGCCTAGCCTTCCACATGTATAACAAAAATCGGATAGTCTTTCATACTTCAATGTAATTTATGTTAGTAGATTTCCTTCCCTAGGAAGCAGAAGCCCTTGTTTCAATGGGCTTGTGACATTGGTTTCTACTTTTATGCGGATGAACTTTTTCCATGCTACCCCAAAAATGGGGTCTTCCTCCACCATGATCAGATTGCCTAAAGCTTTCCCAATATCAGTTGCATTTTCTATTGTCATGTAGTCAAGTGGCAGAATTTGCACTTTAAAAGTAGAATGCAGACTTATTTTAGCTAGAGTTAGACTTGGGGGCCAAGGTTTTAGAATCAGTAAGTGGCCATTAAAGTTCCATGGACCTTGATTGTAAATACGTTGCTTTTCTTGaggaatttgatttgatttgattttatgagatcttgaaaagtaataaaatgatttgatttaatattttatgagatcttgaaaaatgagagaaaaaatttgaataagattattataaaattaaaatattgatagaatataatttttaatattatttttgttttaatattaaaaaaagttaaattattttttgtattttatttagaaatttgaaaaattataataattagatgaaaaggttaaatatttaaaattaaaaagtatttgtatttatggtatttggatattgagataagatgagaaaagaaaatcttGCAATCCAAACAGGCCTTAAGCCGACTGCTATAAGTTTTTAGATAGGAAAAAAGAAGCAGAGAGaataaacaagaacaaaaaaataaaaaaacaaaagcatagAAGGAGACATGAATGAGGTATCTCATGAAGTAGAGCAAATTGGTAAGTCAGGAAAAATATGTGAATTTGAGGGTGCAACCTTATCGGATGGATTTTTAGAGCGTTGGCATTAGATTGGCTATtttaatcttcaaaatttgaagaatatgtaactttttaacttttaactaacCACTCAACACTTAAaatctacattggattagccatcatattttctataataataaaatattattattttttattatttatatttttttaataaatttatattttttaattacttttttattttattttcctaatcTTCAATAACCTCCAACaattatattgattttcattttcacaatacaacaatctataatataataatctcatataaaatctcatatgtaaatacaaatttcatatatacaATCCATAAAAATGCcacatctataatataataatctcaaaatataacaaaataacataagagaaaaagatgaaattaataaataattgatataGACTTGCTATAGGACTTTTcgaaaaagataaaattactgTAGCTCATATTTGGGATGAAAAGGGATTGGCTAATTCAACGTGGGCTAACTTTTGATAAAAATGagtcaaatttgaatatgaaaagtaatttaaaaaaaccaATATAGATGTTCTTAGCTTTCGTTTTGGCTTTACCCGAGATAGGTGGGATTTCATAAAAGCATAATGCTACAATGCCGCTTGGGCGGTACCGTTTAATTGTACcgttaagtaaatttttttttatttaataattaaggaagtgattttaaatgtatttgtatatttttttatttttaaaaaatatttaaatatatcaaaaaaatatgaaaagaaaaaaggaaaaaaaaaattcgcaAACAGGACGTGACGTGTATTTGTATTTTACACCCTTCAATAAAAACTCAACACGTAGCTTGTTTATGTTATTCACAATGGGTGGAGTTGAGAGGTGCAAAACCAACCTTTTTCTTTGGTTGACATATCTCTGAAGCCTCTCTTCccctcttctcttcctctctctctctctctctctcttctcccctcTCCTCTCCCTTTCCGTCagtcggtctctctctctcatctccgtTAGTTGCAAACCAAAGATAATGCTCTTCCCAAAAAAGGTGTGCATCTGTAGATCAATCATTTTGTTGGGCTGTTACTCAAAGTTTTGAATTACAGcgaaaatgatggaaaaggaATTACATTTTGTTGTTACCTTGGAACCAATGAGGaagaattatgaaaattaattcttaaataAAAGTGAAGAAGGTTATTGTATGATATATTTGTTAGGAtcattagcttttttttttccttactttttaaGAAGAAGGCGGtaatcaaattttattgataattctTATTTATAATGGAAGAATACCGTGATTACATCTTAATACTTGGGTGTTATACATATTCATTCATAGCAATGCCACATATAGTCGTGGAATTACAAACGCcgtgcaatcgttttgaaaaagagtaaggtccacgattaaaaagttaatttttttttcatgtggattttatattaattcatttttttaaagcgattgtacgccgcttgcacaaccacgactacaaatattatttctcattcaaaaaatcaaaacaggCATCCAAACTAActagaaaaaaactaaaaaactatACAGTACATTAGAAAACAGCAAAAATACCAAAAGCAACAATAATAAagataaaccaaaataaaataaaaagcaaggAAAACAAACctgttattttttatgaagaaTATGAAAACTAGCTTTATCCATACAAACAACTCCTAGAATGTCTTTTGGTAGACTATGAGTGGACTCAAAGAAAACCTTCTTATGACTAGAACTCAATTTGGCAAGTCTGTCAATTGTGTGATTCGTTTCTCAAAAAGAGTAGGAGATTTCCATCGAGTTTGTCACCGTTTAACTTGTTTCTAGTAAATGTGATACCTCCACAGTATCGGTATACCTTTATCCCACCATTGAGTCACAAGTTTAGAATCACTTTTCCACTTCAACATGATTTATATTCATGAATCAACAATTGATTAGACCATCTTATAACACTCAAATCTCAACAATATTATTTGAGCTAACGTGGTAATGTTGGTAAAAACACAAATCTAATGTGATATGACCCTTCATATCTCTAAGAATTCCTACCCCTCCACTTTTTCTTGGGTTTCGATCCTATTATCATCCACATTCAGCTTCATAAAGTTTTGTGTAGGATGCATCCGTTACAAAAATTGTACTATCATCAACATTCAGCTTTATAAAATTCTGTATAGGGCGCATCCATTACCAAAATTGAACTTGTTTTTATCCTAACAGGACCACTAGCTTATAGCAACAGCAGCTCTTGCGAATTCTGGTGTACGGAAAATACAATTGCAATAAAAAGACTGTAAAACTtattatgtgaattttattaagaaaatataaacatCACTTAAAAACTTAAAACCGATGCCAATGCcaaatttttaaagtaatatatTAAGACTTGGGGTTAGGCACATATGAGGTCATTAGCTCTTACGCATGAAAGCCGAAGCAAGTGCAAAGCGAGTGGGTAACGAGGTTTGgtaagtaagatgagaattttgaattgagataaaaatttaaaatattatttttaaatattattattttgaagtttaaaaaagttgaattgaaatttaaaaaagttgaattgtatattatattttatgtaaaaatttaaaaaagtgataACGATAAGAcgagaattttaaattaatatgagaattTAGAGTTGAGATATCTTTATCAAACTTGTTCTAAATttgccttcaaaaaaaaaaacttgtcctaaatctatttttataagattattttttgtctttataGATTAAACACTTTTTTATTGGGGGTTGCTTTTAGTTGTTTGCCTTCTCTCTGCTTTGATAAATTAAGTATGTACTTACAGTTTTTCTATTCATCATATCCAcacatcatatattatatttatttttattattttttaattttatttttcttaaactaattaattttatttactcGTTATCCATACATTACATATTTgataagtgaaaaaataaattataaatgataTGTGATGTAAAGATGAAGAATTTAATTTCATCAACCAAcactttttttaacaaaaattctatgtgcagtcatttttgtgcactcttttgtgcactccagtgatatgattagttgaatattaaaaaaattaatccagtcaatcatatcaatgaagtgcacaaaaaatacataaaagtaactgtacgtaacattcctctttttttaaatacatttatctcatttagagagagagttttataCCACCTGTTCCAAAGACCTTGACCATCAACCTAACGTCTTGACACTTGAAGGGTTACCTACCCACCCATTGTTTTACCAATGGATAATGCTTTATCCATAGATGGTGGCCACGTGGCCATCTattgtactttttattttatatatatatttgttatttaatgattaaaaaaatattttaaaataatgttgtaaattttttatttttaaaatatatacaaaaatgtataaaaaaaaatttaccttttCGGTGGCCACCTTCAGTAACCATCCTATGTGAACGTAACAGCTTCCTTTATAAATCTACCCTAAACTTTGTGGACCCAAGTTATCATCATACATATTGACCAAATTAAGTGTGAGCTAACTACTCATGGATTTAATTGGGCCCTCCACAATTAGGTTTCCATACCCTTTGACCGGAAGTTGTATCCCATTTTTGAGACAATGCTAggatgattataaatatatttattaaatatgcccgttagtataaataaattattttattttattttttaatttttttaaacatatttaataattaaaaaattaaaaatataaattcattaatattcactcttttaatcattaaaaaaattaaaaatatatgaagtaCCTTTCCCccatttttgggccattattcgGTCCATAGGAAATGTAGGTCGGGAAGAAGGCTAGAAACTTCGTCCATCAAAGTGCCAGACCAATTGCAATGGAAAGTGCCAATCCATTAACAACGAGATAAGGTACGAGAAAGCCCTAGAATGTCCCTTCTAAAGTGCTATATAAGTATTGGAGCCTGTCCTATTTCATTTCATCGTGGAGTTATCTGAAAAGCATCTTCTCTTCTAACATACTCTGCAACCAATCACTGTTTCGCCTCGATTTAATACCTCACACCCAAGTCCACCCAGCGCCAAAACAAGCAAAGTAACCATGTCGCTTATTCCAAGCTTTTTTGGTGGCCGACGAGACTCCGATCCCTTTGCTCTCGACCTTTGGGACCCTTTCAGGGATTTTCCTTTCCCTTCTCCATTTTCCACCCCTTTCTCCGAGTTTTCTCGCGAAAATTCTGCGTTTGCCAACACCAGGATCGACTGGAAGGAGACCCCAGAAGCCCACGTGTTCAAGGCCGATCTCCCGGGACTTAAGAAGGAGGAAGTGAAGgtagaggttgaagacgacagAGTTCTTCAGGTAAGCGGGGAGAGGAACGTGGAGAAGGAAGACAAGAACGACACCTGGCATAGGGTGGAACGTAGCAGCGGCAAGTTCCTGCGGAGGTTCAGGCTGCCGGAGAACGCAAAAATGGATCAGATTAAGGCTTCCATGGAGAATGGGGTTTTGACTGTGACTGTCCCAAAAGAGGAAGTCAAGAAACCAGAAGTCAAGGCTATAGCAATTTCTGGCTAAATCTAATTAGCCAAAGCAAGATCACAGTGTCATCTCTCCGATGCGACAGATGGATCTACATAGAAGCTATATATTGCGTTTTTGAAGTGTCTATGTGGAATTTCAGTTTGTATGTGAAGGGTTTGAGTTTTTAAGAATGTTTTTGAGTCCATGGTCTGTGGATCTACGTAAGGTTGTTTCTTTTCTGAGTGGTTCGCGTCATTGTATGTGGAGTGTTCGCGTGGTACCTAATATTGTACTATTATTACAACTGCTAGTGCAAGCGTTAATGTAAATCTTGTTTATTTAAATCAGTGTTCGGTATTATAATTCGACATTATCGGTTAAGAAGAAGCATCCGATCCTACTAATCCCACGATGATGTTCgagttaaattttaaaaaaaatgaaaatgtaaaacTTCATTTGCATGCTCAAGCTCCATTTGCTTACAATGTAagttatatcattattttagtgGGAAGCTACCCACTCATGGACATGCAGGTCACTCCTCGAGACTTTCTCCTTTTGCTTTTCTTGggagttgaaaattttaaattatgattttagATTATGTATTTACAATTAGTATGTAGACTTAAATTCAGGCTGCCTGCCGTTAATATTTCAAGTAATGCTATTATGCCAGTGCCGCTAAAGATTCACATCTTGAGATTATGAATTCGATCCTCCtttttcatgtatatatataatatatatatgtaaaaagtaagCCTGCTGTCATCCAAGCAGGTAGGCAGCTTGCCACTCCGTCCACATCATCTGCATGGGAAGAGGGTCGTCTTTGAGTCTCAAGTCCTAATCCTGTCTTGCATGGGTGGGTGATCTTGTTCAAGTGGGCGGATTGGCTTGATGAATGTTTGCCCATTGTGAGGTATCGCATGAGCATGGGGAGAGGGGGAGAGAAAGATATAACGGCGATGACGAGAGAATGAGGCAAAACataaaaagagaagagagaggaaaagaaaaggtgTGACACGAGAATTtgtatttcaaaatttaacctaaaacaaaatcaagtctttttattaaaaaattattttttaatatatatatacatacatacatacatatatatatatatatatatatacacacacacacacatacgaGCGGGTGGGTAAAATCTGCCTGAGGGCAATGCCCCTCTCGGCACTTGCCCCCTTATCGTCCTGGGATGCGGGCAAATTGCCCTGCCTTTCTCAAGCAGGGTTCAGGTGCATGGGCGAGGTGCATGTAGTCAATCCCCATCCTACTTTTAAGCATCTTGtagaaaaatgtttttaaagaatAACTACAAATCATATTATCAATATGACATAGTTTaatgtaaaaagtaaattttaaaatttaaatcttataaattaaattatatcatgtaaatGATGTGTAGTGtaaaatttttagaataattatatttgttagtATGATTGCCTAAgaacttttatttgatttgatttgtaaatagGAGACGTGTCAAGAAAAATATCTAATTTAAGTTATAATATGattcaatataaattaaataaagataaataattctTATAGTTATgactattttttcttataatattagacacttttaattaaaaaaaaaaaaaaaaagaaaaaaaaaaaaccgagcCTGAAGCCCATTGTATCGTTGGGCGGGCTTTTGCTCATCTAGAACTTCTAAGCCCCATCGACACTTCCCCATAGCTCTAGAAGGCAGAGGAAGTTTACTGAAATCTCGCGAAAGTGCCCCTCTCACCTTCACCTTCACTTTCTCTGCTCATTTCTTCCGCTTTCCCTTCAAGCAAACTCTGGAATCTCCCAATTATCGAATCTCTAGTTAGCTGAGCAGAAATGTCGATCGTTCCATTTACTGGGCGAGAGAGCAATgtctccaactccaactcctcCTCCAGAGACCTGTGGGATCCATTCCAAAACTTCCCAGAGAACGGCCTTTGGGACCCATTCAGCGATTTTCCTTCCTCACTCTTAGGGTTCCGCCCTCTCTCCCTTTTCGGAACCTCCGTGAACACCAGTCTCGACTGGAGGGAAACTCAGACTGCCCACGTTTTGACGGCGTCTCTTCCGGGATTTATGGACGAGGACGTGCTAGTTGAGCTCCAAGATGATCGAGTGCTCCAGGTGAGCGTGGAGAGCGGCAGGTTCATGAGCAGGTTCAAGATCCCGGACGATGCGAAGCTCGAGCAGCTCAAGGCCTCCATGCACAATGGGTGTCTTACTGTGACTGTTCCAAAAGTGGAGGCCAGGATGCCTAACGTCAGGAACATCGATATCTCCGGGTCCGGCTAAATCTATGCTCTTCCTTTGTCCCTCACTATGTTAATAGGGTGTGTGGTTTGTTGAAGGTCACTGTGAGCTCCGAGTTGCATTTGAAGTTGTTTGATGTAATGCGTCGTTTAAGTATGCGATGTTTCTGTTCTTGTAATGCTAAGCTGAGCTTGGTTTGTCTGGAAATAAATAAGTTATGTTCTTAACGGTTATTACTCTGTGGTATAAAAAAGAAGCTGTAGTAATTCCCGAGTCCTAACATATTTTCTCGAGCACATTACTTTTATGGCAAACTTAATTCAGAAGCAGGAGGACTGTTTgatttcatatatatgtttattttcatataatatagcAGTAGTTTTCATCTGACATCCGATGCTATTACCCTAGCAGAGAAAGCTAGGAAATTTAGGTGCTTTCTGATTTAAAGACTAAGCAATTTTGAGCGACAGGATATACCCTACCAACTCATATAATGAATTGTAAGAGCCACCACCTTCCGACATGCAAATATCAATCTTCTCCTTCAAATGCACTGCCCTCTGCCTCATCTCCTTCCCTTCTTTATCCACAATCAGCCTTCTTACAGCCCGCTCTATCTCCCCTCTTTCCATATTGTCTCCCCATTCCTGTCCGGTTCTCCATACTTGGGTCAAGTACCTTGCATGCACCCACTGATCTCCAAAATATGGTTGGCATATCATTGGAACACCTTCACAGAGACCTTCAAGGGTCGAATTCCAACCACAATGGCTCCAAAATCCTCCCACCGCACCGTGTGCCAACACTTCCTTCTGGGGTGCCCATTTCACAATGCAACCCCTTTCTCCAATGGCTTCTATGA includes:
- the LOC122292981 gene encoding 18.5 kDa class I heat shock protein-like yields the protein MSLIPSFFGGRRDSDPFALDLWDPFRDFPFPSPFSTPFSEFSRENSAFANTRIDWKETPEAHVFKADLPGLKKEEVKVEVEDDRVLQVSGERNVEKEDKNDTWHRVERSSGKFLRRFRLPENAKMDQIKASMENGVLTVTVPKEEVKKPEVKAIAISG
- the LOC122290802 gene encoding 18.2 kDa class I heat shock protein-like, which encodes MSIVPFTGRESNVSNSNSSSRDLWDPFQNFPENGLWDPFSDFPSSLLGFRPLSLFGTSVNTSLDWRETQTAHVLTASLPGFMDEDVLVELQDDRVLQVSVESGRFMSRFKIPDDAKLEQLKASMHNGCLTVTVPKVEARMPNVRNIDISGSG